The genomic interval GCATCATCTTCATATATCTGACCCCGGGTTACGCACCGAACCTTATGAGCTTTCTGTTCGGCAACATCCTGAGCGTCACGTCGGCCGATCTGCTCTGGATGGGGGCGGTCGACGCGGCGATCGTCGCCGGTTTCGCTCTGTTTTACCGGCCGATTCTCTACGTGGCATTCGACCGAGACTACTCCCGGAGCCAAAACATGCCGACCCGGCTCGTAAGCTATGCCATGGCGGCTCTCGTAGCCGTCACGATCGTCATGTCGATCCGCGTGGCAGGCATCGTGCTGCTGATCTCGCTGCTGACCATACCGGCCGTCGTCGCGAACCAGCTGACCCAGTCTTTCGGCCGCATGCTCCCCGTCTCCACGCTGATCGCCGTCCTCGGCTCTTTCGCCGGACTGTACATCGGCTACCGGAACGACGTCCCTTCGGGAGCCGTCACAATATTTGTCCTCACTCTTACGCTTATTGTCGTAAAACTATTACCTTTGCGTACCCTCAAGCGTAAAACCGACGGATGAAAACAGTCCACAAGCTCATACTGAAGTCCTATGCCGGGCCGATGGTCCTGACATTCTTCATAGTGCTTTTCGTTT from Alistipes ihumii AP11 carries:
- a CDS encoding metal ABC transporter permease, whose translation is MGFFSEILQYKFLANATLACLLCGIACGLVGTYVVCRRLVFLSGGITHASFGGIGMAYYLGADPIAGALLFAVASALGIEATSSGKRIREDSAIGLIWSLGMALGIIFIYLTPGYAPNLMSFLFGNILSVTSADLLWMGAVDAAIVAGFALFYRPILYVAFDRDYSRSQNMPTRLVSYAMAALVAVTIVMSIRVAGIVLLISLLTIPAVVANQLTQSFGRMLPVSTLIAVLGSFAGLYIGYRNDVPSGAVTIFVLTLTLIVVKLLPLRTLKRKTDG